A stretch of Shinella zoogloeoides DNA encodes these proteins:
- a CDS encoding XdhC family protein produces the protein MDPYLLRKLNRERAARRAVIHLTDLEDGRDRVICEGDPVAGPLGAAVEGAFRSGKSGVAEVEDRKFFLNVHLPPARIVAIGAVHISQALAQMAKVAGFDISIVDPRTAFATEERFAGIDLVADWPEDVLKARPLDAYTALVAVTHDPKIDDFPLSQALSSGCFYVGALGSRKTHAKRVERLMALGHDEGEIARISAPIGLDIGAASPAEIAVSILADIIAHLRRRPLRGTAP, from the coding sequence GCTGAACCGGGAACGCGCCGCCCGTCGTGCCGTCATCCACCTTACGGACCTTGAGGATGGCCGGGACCGCGTGATCTGCGAGGGCGATCCCGTCGCCGGGCCGCTCGGTGCGGCGGTCGAAGGCGCGTTTCGCTCCGGAAAATCCGGTGTGGCGGAGGTGGAGGATCGAAAATTCTTCCTCAACGTCCACCTGCCGCCCGCCCGTATCGTCGCCATCGGGGCGGTGCATATCAGTCAGGCGCTGGCACAGATGGCGAAGGTCGCCGGCTTCGACATCTCCATCGTCGATCCGCGCACGGCCTTCGCCACGGAAGAACGTTTCGCCGGCATCGATCTCGTTGCGGACTGGCCGGAGGACGTGCTGAAAGCCCGTCCGCTCGACGCCTATACGGCGCTGGTCGCCGTGACACACGACCCGAAGATCGACGACTTCCCGCTGTCGCAGGCGCTTTCTTCCGGCTGTTTCTATGTCGGTGCGCTCGGTAGCCGGAAGACCCATGCCAAGCGCGTCGAACGCCTGATGGCGCTGGGGCACGATGAGGGTGAAATTGCGCGCATATCCGCTCCCATCGGTCTCGATATCGGTGCGGCAAGCCCGGCCGAGATCGCCGTTTCCATTCTGGCTGACATCATCGCGCATTTGCGTCGTCGGCCGCTGCGCGGGACCGCGCCATGA